One Aegilops tauschii subsp. strangulata cultivar AL8/78 chromosome 7, Aet v6.0, whole genome shotgun sequence genomic window carries:
- the LOC109756730 gene encoding uncharacterized protein, which produces MLRSPGHSPRQLTPSPSPAPSTPRPASPTPSSASASASTLATTSSKRRRPEVLDEDSYVVAIERIIERDFFPDLPRLRDRLDWLQAVRSRDPLLLRDAQLKILDRRRRLQRNGPLPTPTPATSTALRSPSFLATPAVAPSTAGDPEEEDEDVSAALSLDDFFRRYTSEDNESFSRILEKVNHRRRERYAHLLEPGEVADKQLLEDAKRDRITDGYGTSGQPPSTLEGAKFTAKNLLMYHPADRGEAPLTDEELAVRLKGLTKEIDKSNTRLHGKALAEDGRPKEEEAAAILYALVAGSTPGGMAYNDPDKGKKYDLEDLRKTPNPFYIESGKKADNGYSFVKTPSPAPGVDESPFMTWGEIDGTPLRLDPDETPGGSERSHFKIPPPPVRDVKAHLLSRDAAKKIKARTHMFHRPPLPSPVRGGSASPRNLSPAAQKFVRNAIAKSTRTIDESLRASYRGSTPSAGTPKTRFSTDPGLGSRSPSVRKGSTPPW; this is translated from the coding sequence ATGCTCCGCTCCCCCGGCCACTCCCCTCGCCAGCTCACCCCGTCGCCCTCCCCCGCCCCGTCCACCCCTCGCCCCGCCTCCCCCACCCcgtcctccgcctccgcctcggCGTCCACCCTCGCCACCACCTCCTCCAAGCGACGCCGCCCGGAGGTTCTCGACGAGGACAGCTACGTCGTCGCCATCGAGCGCATCATCGAGcgcgacttcttccccgacctcccGCGCCTCCGCGACCGCCTCGACTGGCTCCAGGCCGTGCGCTCCCGGGACCCGCTCCTCCTCCGCGACGCCCAGCTCAAGATCCTCgatcgccgccgccgtctccaGCGCAACGGGCCCCTCCCCACCCCGACGCCCGCCACCTCCACCGCGCTCCGCTCACCGTCCTTCCTCGCGACCCCTGCCGTCGCCCCCTCCACCGCAGGCGaccccgaggaggaggacgaggacgtCTCTGCCGCGCTCTCGCTTGACGACTTCTTCCGCCGCTACACCAGTGAGGACAACGAGTCCTTCTCGCGCATCCTCGAGAAGGTCAACCACCGCCGCCGCGAGCGCTATGCCCACCTCCTGGAGCCTGGCGAGGTGGCGGATAAACAGTTGTTGGAGGATGCTAAGCGCGACAGAATAACTGATGGCTATGGTACATCTGGGCAGCCACCGAGTACGTTGGAGGGTGCCAAGTTTACGGCAAAGAACCTGCTCATGTACCACCCGGCCGACCGAGGGGAAGCGCCTCTCACTGATGAGGAGCTTGCTGTGCGGCTAAAGGGACTCACCAAGGAGATCGACAAGTCAAACACCAGGTTACATGGCAAGGCTTTGGCTGAAGATGGGAGACCCaaagaggaggaggcagccgccATACTGTATGCTCTAGTTGCAGGCTCTACTCCTGGAGGAATGGCGTACAATGATCCTGACAAAGGAAAGAAGTATGATTTGGAGGATCTAAGGAAGACACCAAACCCGTTTTACATTGAATCAGGGAAGAAAGCAGACAATGGGTACAGTTTTGTGAAGACACCATCGCCAGCACCTGGTGTGGACGAGTCTCCGTTCATGACATGGGGTGAGATTGATGGAACACCACTGAGGTTGGATCCTGACGAGACACCAGGGGGTAGTGAGAGGTCACATTTCAAGATCCCACCTCCACCTGTACGAGATGTGAAGGCACACCTGCTGTCCAGGGATGCTGCGAAGAAGATAAAGGCACGAACACATATGTTTCACAGGCCACCACTGCCATCGCCTGTGAGAGGAGGCAGTGCAAGCCCCAGGAATCTGTCTCCTGCAGCACAGAAGTTTGTGAGGAATGCCATTGCAAAATCCACACGAACCATTGATGAGTCTCTCCGTGCAAGTTACAGAGGGTCGACCCCATCTGCAGGCACCCCGAAGACAAGGTTTTCAACGGACCCAGGCTTGGGATCACGGTCTCCTTCGGTGAGAAAGGGTTCCACCCCTCCGTGGTGA